Proteins encoded together in one Macadamia integrifolia cultivar HAES 741 chromosome 8, SCU_Mint_v3, whole genome shotgun sequence window:
- the LOC122087098 gene encoding carotene epsilon-monooxygenase, chloroplastic — MASSLSLSSLSPFASPNRQALQRPISLLPRNPPRALPIISSLDRDSSSSDTSKKLGSNGSWVSPDWLTSLTRSLSIGRDDSGIPVASAKLEDVSDLLGGALFLPLYKWMNEYGPIYRLAAGPRNFVIVSDPAIAKHVLRNYGKYAKGLVSEVSEFLFGSGFAIAEGPLWTARRRAVVPSLHKKYLSVIVDKVFCTCAKRLVEKLESDALSGAPVNMEAKFSQLTLDVIGLSVFNYNFDCLNTDSPVIDAVYTALKEAEARSTDLLPYWKIKALCKFTSRQIKAEKAVNIIRRTVEELIEKCKEIVEKEGEEIDEEEYVNDTDPSILRFLLASREEVSTVQLRDDLLSMLVAGHETTGSVLTWTLYLLSKDLSSLRKAQEEIDRVLQGRMPTYEDIRELKYLTRCINESLRLYPHPPVLIRRAEVSDVLPGNYKVYPGQDIMISVYNIHHSSQVWERAEEFVPERFDLEGPIPNETNTDYRFIPFSGGPRKCVGDQFALLEAIVALAIFLQHMNFELIPDQNINMTTGATIHTTNGLFMKLSQRKTQPVFASSSS, encoded by the exons ATGGCTTCTtcattatctctttcttctctctccccttttgcCAGCCCGAATCGGCAGGCTCTCCAAAGAcccatctctctccttccaaGAAACCCTCCTCGTGCTCTCCCCATTATCTCCTCCTTGGACAGagactcttcttcttctgataccaGCAAGAAATTGGGTAGCAATGGGTCATGGGTAAGTCCAGATTGGCTCACATCCCTTACCCGGTCCCTTAGCATCGGCCGCGATGATTCTGGTATACCAGTCGCCAGTGCCAAGCTCGAAGATGTCTCTGATCTACTGGGCGGTGCCCTTTTCCTCCCTCTCTACAAATGGATGAACGAGTACGGACCTATCTATCGCCTCGCCGCGGGGCCTCGTAATTTTGTTATAGTCAGCGACCCCGCTATCGCAAAGCATGTGTTGAGGAATTATGGCAAATATGCCAAGGGCCTTGTGTCTGAGGTCTCTGAGTTCTTATTCGGTTCCGGCTTTGCCATTGCTGAAGGACCACTTTGGACG GCACGACGTAGGGCTGTTGTTCCATCTCTTCACAAGAAGTATTTGTCTGTAATTGTTGACAAGGTATTCTGCACATGTGCCAAGAGATTGGTGGAGAAGCTTGAATCTGATGCACTCAGTGGTGCTCCAGTGAACATGGAAGCCAAATTCTCCCAATTAACGTTAGACGTCATTGGTTTGTCAGTATTTAACTACAACTTTGATTGTCTTAATACGGACAGTCCTGTTATTGATGCAGTTTATACTGCATTGAAAGAAGCAGAGGCTCGTTCAACTGATCTTTTACCGTATTGGAAG ATTAAAGCATTATGCAAGTTTACTTCTAGACAAATAAAAGCAGAAAAAGCAGTTAACATTATCAGGAGAACTGTTGAAGAGCTTATCGAAAAGTGCAAAgagattgtggaaaaagaaGGTGAAGAGATTGATGAGGAGGAGTACGTAAATGACACAGATCCAAGTATTCTTCGTTTCTTGCTTGCCAGCAGGGAGGAG GTCTCAACTGTGCAACTACGAGATGACCTTTTGTCAATGTTAGTTGCTGGCCACGAAACAACTGGCTCAGTCTTAACGTGGACTCTCTATCTTCTTAGTAAg GATTTGTCTTCTTTGAGAAAGGCACAAGAAGAAATTGACAGAGTTCTACAGGGAAGAATGCCTACCTATGAAGACATAAGAGAGCTAAAGTACTTAACACGTTGCATAAACGAGTCACTGCGTCTCTACCCACATCCGCCT GTGTTGATAAGGAGAGCTGAAGTTTCTGATGTGCTTCCTGGAAATTACAAGGTTTATCCTGGTCAAGATATAATGATCTCAGTGTATAATATCCACCACTCCTCGCAG GTATGGGAAAGAGCAGAAGAATTTGTGCCAGAAAGATTTGATCTGGAAGGACCAATTCCTAATGAAACAAACACTGATTACAG ATTCATTCCTTTCAGTGGAGGGCCTCGAAAGTGTGTGGGTGACCAGTTTGCCTTGCTGGAAGCAATTGTTGCACTTGCAATTTTTCTGCAACACATGAACTTTGAGCTGATTCCTGACCAGAACATTAACATGACTACTGGGGCAACAATCCATACAACAaat GGCTTGTTCATGAAACTAAGTCAACGGAAAACTCAGCCTGTATTTGCTTCATCTTCTAG TTAA
- the LOC122086163 gene encoding RING-H2 finger protein ATL11-like: protein MKPHSRKFLDNSPSTDPSTVEPAAAVAPSSRSSKDYYNYPRPYLLPATGTSYGENDTLATRSQTAISALDSSMALTVVVLLAGLFFMGFFSVYINRLSDDNSPNDPRRRSQQSRRDSSSGLEPSTIQSLPLFAYDGNAKSKEPLDCPICLSEFEEKETVKVIPFCRHVFHPHCIDMWLSAHVSCPLCRSTQLLPPSSPPCDCKDDDPSSAAASGSVAMDEGSGHLSLIQIITDNQSSGLTGIEIECVECQRRDQQQRDEVPIPPSTGASATRKANGFSSSSSSSSIIEENRNRVYSLSLPRSSSF, encoded by the coding sequence ATGAAACCCCACAGCCGCAAGTTCCTCGACAACTCCCCAAGCACCGACCCATCGACGGTAGAACCAGCAGCAGCGGTAGCTCCTTCGTCCAGGTCTAGTAAAGACTACTACAACTACCCGAGGCCTTACCTACTACCCGCCACCGGCACAAGCTATGGAGAAAACGATACCCTGGCAACAAGGTCACAAACAGCCATCTCGGCCCTCGACTCCTCCATGGCCTTAACCGTGGTGGTCCTTCTCGCCGGACTCTTCTTCATGGGTTTCTTCTCAGTCTACATCAACCGGCTGTCGGACGATAATTCCCCAAACGACCCACGCCGCCGAAGCCAACAGAGTCGCAGAGATTCTTCCTCTGGCCTTGAACCCTCTACCATCCAATCCCTTCCCCTCTTCGCCTATGACGGAAACGCCAAATCGAAAGAACCCTTGGATTGCCCCATTTGCCTCAGCGAATTCGAAGAGAAAGAGACCGTCAAGGTGATTCCTTTCTGCCGCCACGTCTTCCATCCTCATTGCATAGACATGTGGTTGTCGGCTCATGTCTCGTGTCCCCTCTGCCGTTCTACGCAGCTGCTCCcaccttcttctcctccttgtgATTGCAAGGACGATGATccttcttctgctgctgcttctgGGTCCGTGGCAATGGACGAAGGCAGTGGTCATCTGTCGCTTATCCAAATAATCACTGACAATCAATCCTCCGGTCTCACAGGGATAGAAATAGAGTGTGTTGAGTGCCAGCGGCGGGACCAACAGCAGCGAGATGAGGTACCAATACCACCGTCCACAGGTGCGAGTGCGACAAGAAAGGCCAACggcttctcctcttcttcttcctcttcttcaataaTTGAAGAGAACAGAAACAGGGTGTACTCGCTCTCGTTGCCAAGGAGCTCCAGCTTCTAA
- the LOC122087429 gene encoding nicotinate N-methyltransferase 1: MAEETTAERNNARLAIMELANMISVPMALNAIVRLNVPDAIWQGGVNTPLSAAEILARVLPSGGDPENLQRILRMLTSYRVFTEHISDGDSSKDHMVVVERKYSLTEIGKTLVTDADGLSYAPYVLQHHQDALMKAWPIVHEAVVDPSSEPFVKANGEAAYSYYGKKPEMNELMQKAMSGVSVPFMKAILEGYDGFGGVERLVDVGGSAGDCLRMILQKHPNVREAINFDLPEVVAKAPSIPGVRHVGGNMFKSIPSGDAIFMKWVLTTWTDEECGVIMKNCYEALPVGGKMIACEPVLPNESDDSHRTRALLEGDIFVMTVYRAKGKHRTEEEFRQLGLSTGFLHFRAFYIDHFYTVLEFQK; the protein is encoded by the exons ATGGCGGAAGAGACAACAGCGGAGAGAAACAACGCGAGGCTTGCCATAATGGAGTTGGCCAATATGATCAGCGTTCCCATGGCCCTCAACGCTATCGTGCGCCTTAACGTCCCCGACGCTATCTGGCAGGGCGGGGTCAATACCCCTCTCTCCGCCGCCGAAATCCTCGCTCGTGTTCTCCCCTCAGGAGGCGATCCTGAGAATCTCCAGCGTATCCTCCGTATGCTCACCAGCTACCGCGTCTTCACCGAGCACATCAGCGACGGAGACAGCAGCAAGGACCACATGGTGGTGGTGGAGCGCAAATACTCTTTAACAGAGATCGGAAAGACATTGGTCACCGACGCCGATGGGCTATCTTACGCGCCGTACGTGCTGCAGCACCATCAGGACGCGCTGATGAAGGCTTGGCCGATCGTGCACGAGGCCGTAGTGGATCCATCATCCGAGCCCTTCGTGAAGGCCAATGGAGAAGCGGCTTACAGCTACTACGGGAAGAAACCGGAGATGAACGAGTTGATGCAGAAGGCGATGTCGGGAGTATCGGTGCCGTTCATGAAGGCAATATTGGAGGGTTACGATGGGTTTGGAGGCGTAGAACGTCTGGTGGATGTGGGCGGAAGCGCTGGGGATTGCCTACGGATGATATTGCAGAAGCATCCTAATGTCCGAGAGGCCATCAATTTTGATCTTCCAGAGGTCGTCGCCAAGGCCCCCTCTATCCCCG GCGTAAGACACGTTGGCGGCAATATGTTCAAGTCCATCCCGTCCGGAGATGCCATTTTCATGAAG TGGGTGTTGACGACTTGGACGGACGAGGAATGCGGAGTGATAATGAAGAACTGCTATGAAGCACTCCCTGTGGGAGGGAAGATGATAGCGTGTGAACCTGTGCTCCCAAACGAATCAGACGACAGCCACAGGACTCGGGCACTGCTGGAAGGTGACATCTTCGTCATGACAGTCTACAGAGCTAAGGGCAAGCATCGTACTGAAGAAGAATTCCGGCAGCTTGGCCTCTCCACCGGCTTTCTCCACTTTCGAGCCTTCTACATTGACCACTTCTACACCGTCTTGGAATTCCAGAAATGA